The genomic region CGTTCGTCTTGGCCGGTCCTGCCTTCGCCGCCGAACAGATCAATCGCTTCGATGTGCTCGTCGAGCTCGAAACCAGCGGCGATGTCACCATCACCGAAACACTCAACGTCACCGCCGAAGGAAACCAGATCCAGCGGGGCATTTTCCGCGACTTGCCGCGTTTCTTCGAAGGCCAAGGCGAGCGCTACGAATTTGGTTATCGCATCCTCAGCGTCACTCGCGATGGAGGCGAAGAGAAATACGAGACCGAGACGGAAGGCAATGCCTATCGCATCCGCATCGGCGATCCGGACGTCTATATCGAGAACGGCGAGCATGTCTACGAGCTGCGCTACCGCGTCTCCAACCAAGTCCGTTACTTCGAGTCCTATGACGAGGTTTATTGGAACGCGACCGGCAGTTATTGGGCGTTTCCTATCGCCCAAGCACGCGCCGTCATTCAACTCCCGCCTGGCGCCGTCGTCACCCAGAGCGCCGCCTATACCGGCAAGGCTGGCGAAGCCGGCAGCGCATTCAGATATGAGGCGCAAGGGGATCGCCACATCTTCGAAACCACACGGCCACTGCAACCGGGCGAGGGGCTCACCGTCGCGGTTGGGTTCGAGAAGGGCTTGATCGATCCACCGTCCGCTGCCGATCAAGGCGCGCTCTGGTGGCAACGCAACGGCGCGTTGGCGATCCTCGCCACTTCGCTGGGCGGTTTGTTCCTCTTCCTCTATCGCAGCTGGGACCGCGTCGGGCGCGATCCGGCGAAGAGCCCCGTCTTTCCGCGCTACGAGGCCCCGCGCGGGCTTTCACCTGCCGCGGTGCACCGCATCTATCACCGCGCGCTCAGCGACAATCGTGCGCTCATCGCGACGCTCATGAATCTCGCCATCAAGGGCCGTCTCACTATCGACGCATCAGAGAAGAAGGAAACGCATCTCGCACGCGTGCCGGCCGCGCCGGATTCCCACGACATCCCGGAGGAAGACTTGGCTCTCGAACGCGCCATCTTCGGCGGCGACGATACGAGAACGCTTGGTGGCCAGTATGATTCTAGCTTCACCGCCGCCTATGCGGCATTCAAGGAAAAGCTTGGTCGAAAATACGGTAGTACGTATTTTCGCTGGAACGTCGGCTACACGATGGTTGCGCTCGTGGTGTCGGTGATCGCGTTCGCGATTGCCGCCACGCAAGTCGTCAATTGGACGCTCTGGCACACGCTCGCCATCGTCGCACTCGCAGCACTCAACATGGTCTTCCTGTACTTGATGCCGGCGCCGACCGTGAAGGGGCAAGAGGTGCGCACCGAGATCGAAGGCTTCCGCCTTTACATGCAAACGGCCGAGAAGCTGCAACTCAACGCCGCCACGCCCGGCAGCCAACAGCCGCCGATGATGACCAAGGAACGCTACGAGCGCTTTTTGCCATACGCCGTTGCGCTTGGCGTCGAAGCTCCGTGGACGAAGTATTTTGAGCACGTGCTGCCGCAAGAGGCGGGGCGCTATAACCCGGGCTGGAGTAGCGGCCAGTTCACCGGTTCGCGTGCATTGGGGGCCGTCTCTGGTGCCCTTATCGCCAATATGAATTCCGGCGTTGTCAGCGCCATGCCGCAAAGCTCTGGATCGTCTGGCTCCGGTGGCGGGGGCTCGTCCGGCGGCGGCGGAGGCGGCGGCGGAGGCGGTGGTTGGTGATCGCGTCGTAGTCTGAATATGGCGTTGACCGGTTCCGGCGATCTCCCGCCTGATGGTGCGGGCAGGCGGGAAGGGCAGGTGTTGAGCGGCTCCGCCGTCCGTCGGATTATGTCGGCCTTGGCGTTGATGGCCCGGCGGGAGGCAAAACCGTGACATATGAATGGTCGACCGACGGCGCGGCGGTGAACTTCGATCTGCACGCCGATGCGCCTGGGATCGATTATCACCGCTATGAACGC from Planctomycetia bacterium harbors:
- a CDS encoding DUF2207 domain-containing protein; amino-acid sequence: MSLRAFFLALIAFVLAGPAFAAEQINRFDVLVELETSGDVTITETLNVTAEGNQIQRGIFRDLPRFFEGQGERYEFGYRILSVTRDGGEEKYETETEGNAYRIRIGDPDVYIENGEHVYELRYRVSNQVRYFESYDEVYWNATGSYWAFPIAQARAVIQLPPGAVVTQSAAYTGKAGEAGSAFRYEAQGDRHIFETTRPLQPGEGLTVAVGFEKGLIDPPSAADQGALWWQRNGALAILATSLGGLFLFLYRSWDRVGRDPAKSPVFPRYEAPRGLSPAAVHRIYHRALSDNRALIATLMNLAIKGRLTIDASEKKETHLARVPAAPDSHDIPEEDLALERAIFGGDDTRTLGGQYDSSFTAAYAAFKEKLGRKYGSTYFRWNVGYTMVALVVSVIAFAIAATQVVNWTLWHTLAIVALAALNMVFLYLMPAPTVKGQEVRTEIEGFRLYMQTAEKLQLNAATPGSQQPPMMTKERYERFLPYAVALGVEAPWTKYFEHVLPQEAGRYNPGWSSGQFTGSRALGAVSGALIANMNSGVVSAMPQSSGSSGSGGGGSSGGGGGGGGGGGW